A genomic stretch from Telopea speciosissima isolate NSW1024214 ecotype Mountain lineage chromosome 7, Tspe_v1, whole genome shotgun sequence includes:
- the LOC122667014 gene encoding fatty acid amide hydrolase-like: MGWVFKSKNTVYKPVKDVDLGPNSDEFYLSPNVKAPRMAGFLIKILAWILETRIFGAMLVYILKDENLVHRLISFAELNEPPLYVPCHPWEDHEDQEVKSISSESSPSEKVQQALECFPPCSQIVENNQYSFRRWTIQDYSRAYISGEITPLMVAKRFLDSVYESSNPSLQMSFFINQNAEDIKRQAAESTLRYERGEPISVLDGIPIAVKDEIDCTPYPTTGGTKWLHKIRPCINDACCIERLRSCGAILVGKTNMHELGAGVSGINPHYGTTRNPYDINKVSGGSSSGSATVVSAGLCPVALGVDGGGSVRMPAALCGVVGFKPTFGRVSHSGVLPFNWTVGNVGILAGTIEDAFIVYAAISGDIPSNQPTALSPKINFPLLKSTNTISNVKMAKYGEWFNDSSDDIKKCCYQALDQLHEHYGWETVDVTIPEIEVMRLAHYVTIGSECNTAIRSDLEKLGTSEIGCDARVALCIYGSFSSKEYLTAQRFRNRHMQFHKCIFERADVIVTPTTSITAYPIVKQSLEYGDFDYVNAAALVRYQIAANFLGLPAVTVPIGYDKLGMPIGLQFIGRPWSEPTLIRIALAVQGLFISSYKKPMVFYDLLRKD; the protein is encoded by the exons ATGGGTTGGGTTTTCAAGTCCAAAAACACAGTCTACAAGCCCGTGAAGGACGTTGATCTCGGCCCTAACAGTGATGAGTTCTATCTCAGTCCCAACGTCAAAG CTCCCCGTATGGCTGGATTTCTTATTAAGATTTTGGCATGGATTTTGGAGACGAGAATTTTTGGAGCAATGCTGGTCTACATACTGAAGGATGAAAATCTAGTTCACAGG CTCATTTCATTTGCAGAGTTAAATGAACCACCTTTATATGTTCCATGCCATCCATGGGAAG ACCATGAAGACCAGGAAGTTAAATCAATATCATCTGAGTCATCTCCATCTGAAAAAGTTCAACAAGCATTGGAATGCTTTCCTCCGTGTTCACAAATTGTAGAAAATAATCAATATAGTTTCCGACGTTGGACAATACAGGATTATTCAAGAGCCTATATTTCAGGAGAAATAACCCCACTGATG GTTGCAAAACGTTTTTTAGATTCTGTGTATGAATCTTCCAACCCTTCTTTGCAAATGTCATTTTTTATAAACCAAAATGCTGAAGATATTAAGAGGCAAGCTGCTGAATCAACCCTTCGATATGAAAGAG GTGAACCAATTTCAGTTCTGGACGGAATCCCTATTGCTGTTAAAGACGAAATAGATTGTACGCCTTATCCAACTACAG GAGGTACGAAGTGGCTGCACAAAATAAGACCTTGTATCAATGATGCATGTTGTATCGAGCGGCTAAGATCATGTGGTGCCATACTTGTTGGGAAGACCAACATGCATGAGCTTGGTGCTGGAGTAAGTGGAATCAACCCACATTATGG GACTACTAGAAATCCTTATGATATTAACAAGGTCTCTGGAGGCTCTTCTAGTGGATCTGCTACAGTTGTGTCTGCAGGACTCTGCCCTGTTGCCCTTGGTGTTGATGGAGGAG GTTCTGTACGGATGCCTGCTGCTCTGTGCGGTGTTGTTGGTTTTAAACCAACTTTTGGACGTGTATCTCATTCGGG TGTTCTTCCTTTCAACTGGACAGTCGGAAATGTTGGAATACTAGCAGGGACAATTGAGGATGCATTCATTGT CTATGCAGCTATCAGTGGGGACATCCCTTCAAATCAACCTACTGCTTTGTCG CCCAAAATAAATTTTCCATTGCTGAAGTCAACCAACACCATTTCCAATGTCAAAATGGCAAAGTATGGAGAG TGGTTTAATGATTCTAGCGATGACATTAAAAAATGCTGTTACCAAGCTTTGGACCAGCTTCATGAGCATTACGGTTGGGAG ACTGTAGATGTGACCATACCAGAGATAGAAGTGATGCGTTTGGCACATTATGTGACCATTGGATCCGAGTGTAATACTGCAATTAGATCAGATCTAGAGAAGTT GGGTACTTCAGAGATAGGGTGTGATGCAAGGGTAGCACTTTGTATATATGGCTCCTTTAGCAGCAAAGAATATTTGACTGCGCAGAGATTTAG GAACCGCCACATGCAATTTCACAAGTGCATTTTCGAGAGGGCAGATGTCATTGTCACACCTACGACAAG CATAACTGCATACCCAATTGTGAAACAATCTTTGGAATATGGTGACTTTGATTATGTGAATGCAG CTGCACTTGTACGGTACCAAATAGCTGCGAATTTTCTTGGATTGCCAGCAGTGACTGTTCCG ATTGGATATGACAAGCTGGGGATGCCTATTGGCCTTCAGTTTATTGGGAGACCATGGTCAGAGCCAACCTTAATCCGTATAGCTCTTGCAGTGCAG GGCCTTTTCATATCAAGCTACAAAAAGCCAATGGTTTTCTATGATCTGCTCAGAAAGGATTAA